Proteins encoded by one window of Tubulanus polymorphus chromosome 7, tnTubPoly1.2, whole genome shotgun sequence:
- the LOC141908195 gene encoding laminin subunit gamma-1-like, with product MVRERNLQATAPLLTTVGFKTSLIVIIVLIEIISLNGGLNAQENSRGSSSRRRPSSCYDLNGKPQRCMPEFVNAAFNLPVHATNTCGNPRIRYCRQTGVTGAKQSCAYCDASDPRLEHPPRLLTDYNNNDNQTWWQSQTMYERIQYPESVNLTLRLGKSYDITYVRIKFHSPRPESFAIYKRTTEGSDWVPYQYYSGSCQETYELPTDGLITRDDEKKAVCSADYSDISPLTGGNVAFSTLEGRPSAYTFESSQALQDWVTATEIKIVLNRLNTFGDEVFADKTVLQSYYYGISDISIGGRCKCNGHSSECVESTGQGQVARLVCRCEHNTQGPDCNECQPFYNDRPWARATAASANECQPCNCNGLSLQCYFDEELFQQTGHGGHCMNCQDNTDGANCENCKENFYRRAQDQRCVACNCDPTGSQRLQCDIYGQCTCKSGVTGEKCDQCQSNHYDFGPNGCRPCACVVAGSLDNDPRCLANTGICSCKEFVEGQNCDKCKPGYFGLEKSDPYGCISCFCFGHSSVCSSAPGYQERVIESVFNSNSQRVSAVDQDGNTTPIQYDPNNQNIIVSTPNADPVYFTLPTRYLGDQRFSYNQYLTFTLRISGDDARASRTDIILEGANQKISTPIFSQRNNMPRDFVQEFKFRLNEHPDYQWTPRLAATEFIGVLSNLTAIKIRATYTNQGSGILDDLKLQSAARSTNGGEEASWIEQCTCPEGYVGQFCESCAAGYRRDPPYGGPYARCIPCNCNGHSQSCDVNSGRCICQHHTTGDNCERCAPGYYGYAMKGTPDDCQKCPCPDGGSCVELLTGDIACINCKAGYSGLRCDFCADGFYGDPEGKYGAPRPCEECLCNSNIDKNAVANCNSTSGECLKCIYNTAGSDCGECLPGYFGDPIALPKGQCRACNCYGPGSHGTVGEAVIQCDRKTGQCPCRPNVVNRKCDKPAEGFFDIDSRKGGQPCNCDPVGSYNASCHEITGQCPCKPGVDGRTCDTCLSTYYGFGSEGCFACNCDSEGSVDLQCDESGQCPCKPSVVGRSCDVCEENKFNITAGCIGCPACYTLIKDRVDRHRVKLYELRDLIANIGSNPTAVNDTDFKYRLDQVALLVDQLLEDARKAIGIDGPMAEQLEEVKKAVKEIQEKTNSITKKSGETGGNAKVSMDDIMNAKLTLDRTEKILEDAENYIEKDGKDALRKAKEAQKKLGQQSIRMTEIAKIARETSEQQKSDSESIENVAKEAVNTSNEAYRIAREAMQSPMTSADKLEELRKNVTGAESLYNHTLQTAEQAKKKASDTLKDTVDTYTKANSLTLPEVDPENLIEESKAIEEEAKQIQTASDKLMEQNEDLLKDVSTQMVDARDLLDKGRLQQQIADELLADADIARATARDAVDLGEKTLKDANQTLKTLREFDQKVQQSKAKAEEALKEIPAIERQIALAEQKTVEAQDALKGAESDANEARDIAKEAQKLAEMASQEAGKIQTNAGDAKERAQKQKDKATKLSTDVDKARQRLGEMEIQADDDEKIIRQALLKADEAKNSATDSSKKVKKALNTVNKILDDLEQLEMVDTERLENLEKKLADAENALRKTEFGQRYDQLVAGQNEQQHWIDRYLDDLEQLRKDVANVEAIKNSLPDGCFKTTNIEVP from the exons ATGGTGAGAGAAAGGAATTTACAGGCGACGGCGCCGCTCCTAACAACTGTCggttttaaaacatcattaatcgtaataatcgTTCTTATCGAAATAATCAGTTTAAATGGTGGATTAAATGCGCAGGAAAACAGCAGAGGCAGCAGCAGTCGCCGGCGACCGAGCTCGTGTTACGATCTGAACGGAAAGCCGCAGCGCTGCATGCCCGAGTTCGTGAACGCGGCGTTCAATTTACCGGTTCACGCGACGAACACTTGCGGTAACCCGCGGATACGATACTGTCGCCAGACGGGCGTAACGGGCGCGAAACAGTCGTGCGCGTACTGCGACGCCAGTGATCCGAGGCTAGAACATCCTCCTCGGTTACTCACCGattataacaacaatgatAATCAAACGTGGTGGCAGTCGCAGACAATGTACGAAAGAATACAATATCCGGAGAGTGTTAACTTGACGCTACGTCTCG GTAAATCGTATGATATCACGTACGTACGGATAAAGTTTCATTCTCCGCGACCGGAGAGTTTCGCCATCTATAAACGCACGACGGAGGGCAGCGATTGGGTGCCGTATCAGTATTATAGCGGCTCGTGTCAGGAGACATATGAACTACCGACCGACGGTTTAATCACGAGAGACGACGAGAAAAAAGCCGTCTGTTCGGCCGATTACAGCGATATATCGCCTTTAACCGGGGGTAACGTCGCGTTCAGTACCCTAGAAGGACGACCTAGCGCTTACACCTTCGAGAGCAGTCAGGCGTTACAG GACTGGGTGACAGCTACTGAGATCAAGATTGTATTAAACAGATTGAACACGTTTGGTGACGAAGTATTCGCTGATAAAACAGTTTTACAGTCGTATTATTACGGTATATCAGATATATCTATAGGAGGAAG ATGTAAGTGTAACGGTCATTCGAGCGAATGCGTCGAAAGTACAGGTCAAGGCCAGGTGGCGCGGTTAGTCTGCAGATGCGAACACAATACTCAAGGACCCGATTGTAATGAATGTCAGCCGTTTTACAATGATCGCCCGTGGGCGCGTGCTACTGCGGCTTCAGCCAATGAATGTCAAC CTTGTAACTGTAATGGATTATCGCTGCAATGTTACTTCGACGAAGAGCTGTTCCAACAGACCGGACACGGCGGTCACTGTATGAACTGTCAAGACAACACAGACGGCGCCAACTGCGAGAATTGTAAAGAGAATTTCTACCGGCGAGCGCAGGATCAGCGCTGTGTCGCGTGTAACTGTGATCCGACCGGTTCGCAACGGTTACAGTGTGATATCTACGGCCAGTGTACGTGTAAATCTGGCGTAACCGGTGAGAAATGTGACCAATGTCAGAGCAATCATTATGACTTCGGACCCAACGGATGCAG ACCGTGTGCCTGTGTTGTTGCCGGTAGTCTGGATAATGACCCTCGATGTTTGGCGAACACTGGTATTTGCTCTTGTAAAGAGTTTGTCGAAGGACAGAATTGTGATAA ATGTAAACCGGGATATTTTGGATTAGAGAAATCCGACCCGTATGGCTGTATATCTTGTTTCTGTTTCGGACATTCTTCTGTCTGTTCATCAGCTCCCGGATACCAGGAAAGGGTTATTGAGTCCGTATTTAATTCCA ATTCTCAGAGAGTTAGCGCTGTTGATCAGGACGGCAATACAACACCGATTCAATACGACCCAAACAACCAGAATATAATTGTCTCAACTCCAAATGCAGATCCAGTTTACTTTACTCTACCAA CTCGTTATTTGGGTGATCAACGATTCAGTTACAACCAGTATTTAACGTTCACACTACGAATCAGTGGAGACGACGCCCGCGCTTCGCGTACCGATATCATCCTAGAGGGCGCCAATCAGAAGATCTCGACGCCGATCTTCTCGCAGCGTAACAACATGCCGCGAGACTTCGTGCAAGAGTTTAAATTCCGTCTGAACGAACATCCCGACTATCAGTGGACCCCGAGACTGGCGGCTACCGAATTCATCGGAGTTTTATCAAACTTGACGGCGATCAAAATCAGGGCTACGTATACTAACCAag GATCAGGAATTCTTGATGATCTGAAGCTGCAGTCGGCTGCTCGTAGTACTAACGGCGGTGAAGAAGCGTCGTGGATTGAACAGTGTACGTGTCCGGAGGGTTACGTCGGGCAGTTCTGTGAGTCATGTGCAGCCGGATATAGACGTGATCCGCCGTACGGAGGTCCGTACGCTAGGTGCATACCCTGTAACTGTAACGGACACTCGCAATCTTGTGACGTTAATTCAG GACGATGTATATGTCAGCATCATACGACTGGAGATAACTGCGAACGCTGCGCTCCCGGTTACTACGGTTACGCTATGAAAGGTACCCCGGATGATTGTCAGAAATGTCCGTGTCCGGATGGAGGAAGCTGCGTTGAGTTATTGACCGGCGACATCGCTTGTATTAATTGTAAAGCTGGATATTCCG gtTTGAGATGTGATTTTTGTGCCGATGGTTTTTACGGCGACCCGGAGGGTAAATACGGTGCTCCCCGGCCGTGTGAGGAATGTTTGTGTAATTCTAACATCGACAAGAACGCGGTCGCTAACTGTAACAG TACGAGTGGTGAATGTTTGAagtgtatttataacaccGCTGGCTCAGATTGTGGGGAATGTTTACCCGGTTATTTCGGCGATCCAATCGCTTTACCTAAAGGACAATGTCGAG CTTGTAATTGTTACGGTCCCGGAAGTCACGGTACAGTAGGTGAGGCTGTCATACAGTGCGACCGTAAAACCGGTCAATGTCCGTGTCGACCTAATGTAGTTAACAGAAAATGTGATAAACCAGCCGAAGGATTCTTCGACATTGACTCCAGAAAGG GTGGTCAGCCATGTAACTGCGATCCAGTTGGTTCGTATAATGCTAGCTGTCACGAGATTACCGGTCAATGTCCGTGTAAACCAGGAGTAGACGGTCGTACGTGTGACACTTGTTTATCGACTTATTACGGTTTCGGTTCTGAAGGATGTTTCG CGTGTAATTGTGATTCTGAAGGATCAGTTGACTTACAATGCGATGAAAGCGGTCAGTGTCCGTGTAAACCGTCTGTCGTTGGACGGTCGTGTGACGTCTGCgaagaaaacaaattcaacatCACTGCTGGTTGTATAG GATGTCCTGCATGTTACACATTGATTAAAGATCGCGTCGATCGCCATCGCGTAAAACTGTACGAACTTCGAGATCTCATAGCGAATATAGGCTCGAATCCGACGGCTGTGAACGATACTGATTTCAAGTATCGACTCGATCAAGTCGCGCTCCTCGTCGATCAACTCTTAGAAGACGCTAGAAAGGCTATAG GTATCGATGGTCCGATGGCTGAACAACTCGAGGAGGTGAAAAAGGCCGTGAAAGAGATACAAGAAAAAACGAATTCCATCACGAAGAAGTCCGGAGAAACGGGAGGTAACGCTAAAGTCAGTATGGACGATATCATGAACGCGAAATTGACTCTAGATCGTACGGAAAAAATATTAGAAGACGCGGAAAACTACATCGAAAAAGATGGAAAAGATGCTCTACGTAAAGCGAAAGAGGCCCAAAAAAAACTCGGTCAACAGTCGATAAGAATGACAGAGATCGCTAAAATAGCTCGCGAGACATCTGAACA aCAAAAATCCGATTCGGAAAGCATCGAGAATGTCGCGAAAGAAGCGGTAAATACGTCGAATGAGGCTTATAGAATAGCGCGTGAAGCCATGCAGAGTCCGATGACTAGTGCTGATAAACTAGAAGAACTAAGGAAAAA CGTCACTGGAGCGGAGTCTCTTTATAATCACACTCTACAAACGGCTGAACAGGCGAAGAAGAAAGCATCGGATACTTTAAAAGATACAGTCGACACGTATACTAAAGCCAATTCACTCACTTTACCCGAGGTCGACCCTGAAAATCTCATCGAGGAGTCGAAGGCTATTGAGGAAGAG GCAAAACAAATCCAAACGGCATCCGATAAACTGATGGAACAGAATGAAGATTTGCTGAAGGACGTTTCTACTCAGATGGTAGATGCTCGAGATCTTTTAGATAAAGGTCGTCTTCAACAACAG ATCGCTGATGAATTACTGGCAGATGCGGATATCGCTCGTGCTACGGCTCGAGATGCCGTCGATCTCGGTGAAAAAACTTTGAAAGACGCGAATCAAACGCTTAAAACGCTACGAG AATTTGATCAAAAAGTTCAACAGAGCAAAGCTAAAGCTGAGGAAGCGTTGAAAGAAATACCGGCGATTGAGAGACAGATCGCGCTAGCCGAGCAGAAAACTGTGGAAGCGCAAGACGCTCTGAAAGGCGCTGAATCCGACGCTAATGAAGCCAGAGATATCGCGAAAGAAGCGCAGAAATTAGCAGAGATGGCTTCACAG GAAGCGGGAAAAATCCAAACGAACGCCGGAGATGCGAAAGAACGCGCTCAAAAACAGAAGGACAAAGCGACCAAGTTGTCTACGGATGTCGACAAAGCTCGCCAGCGTCTCGGAGAAATGGAGATTCAAGCGGACGATGATGAAAAGATTATCAGACAG GCATTGCTAAAAGCGGATGAAGCTAAAAACAGTGCTACCGATTCTTCGAAGAAAGTGAAGAAAGCGTTGAATACAGTGAACAaaattttagatgatttag AACAACTCGAAATGGTCGACACGGAAAGATTGGAAAACTTGGAGAAGAAACTCGCCGATGCAGAGAATGCATTACGTAAGACCGAATTCGGACAGAGATACGATCAATTAGTCGCCGGACAAAACGAACAACAACATTGGATCGATCGGTATCTCGACGATCTGGAACAGTTACGCAAGGACGTCGCGAACGTGGAAGCCATTAAAAATTCATTACCCGATGGTTGCTTCAAAACTACCAATATAGAAGTACCGTAG
- the LOC141908855 gene encoding negative elongation factor B-like, with translation MAGLEAVGIPGSDALSEALTSCTDPLAAIEEFQLQNGILLPSLRPALPFLDLHGVNRLEFHNSVMEELRESLLTKIGDLANSADIPDKHKRLNDLLQKCFPVVKNKLLQPVVMGLLKHITNIRDDYLTQILEDKDLYNECAVEVKRQIWQDNKELFGEEIQPLFQQYIVEKEKLLLNHELTQHSFYSQAPKNRRQHEIVQKLVTMVGKNTRIYEMLLICLKNLYLRSRNHHYCTLRTEVLMALHDLEIHEVCNVDPCHKFAWCLDACIREKYVDSKRARELQGFLDCIKRGQEHVLGQLSLILCDPYAMHTLGMSIMKALQHSVNTEALPRDNGELIVLLRLLCLGIQAWDLVDGAVYREPKLEPPLMIKFLPGLMSLMVDESILATIAKFGPDEPVPLLTSVPDFFVSYMLHCPIASLVAMQYTLQTARQRNRAALSRTLPCLLKCENERSLEDTFLHTLVSYLIFMSDDFSHEEFCITVFDDFFMPSISKENVMRHLLRLLYHVHHKMPGKRLDNLMTIIEPGTEHSEAVHETYKVVNDKIQSYQPSPTPQPEQQLDSPLMSVPAPTPRPV, from the exons ATGGCTGGTTTGGAAGCGGTTGGAATACCGGGAAGCGATGCTCTGAGCGAAGCACTCACGAGTTGTACCGACCCTCTCGCCGCTATCGAAGAATTTCAACTGCAAAACGGAATTCTGCTGCCATCGCTGCGTCCGGCGCTGCCTTTCCTCGATCTACACGGCGTCAACCGACTCGAATTCCATAATTCCGTCATGGAGGAACTCCGCGAGAGTCTTCTAACGAAGATCGGCGATCTGGCGAACAGCGCCGATATTCCCGACAAGCATAAACGCCTGAACGATCTGCTGCAGAAATGTTTCCCGGTCGTGAAAAACAAACTGTTGCAGCCGGTCGTGATGGGTCTGTTGAAACACATCACGAATATTCGCGACGATTATTTAACTCAAATACTCGAAGACAAAGATCTGTATAACGAATGCGCGGTCGAAGTTAAGCGTCAAATTTGGCAAGACAACAAAGAGCTGTTCGGCGAGGAAATTCAACCGTTGTTTCAACAGTATATCGTCGAGAAAGAGAAACTCCTGCTCAATCACGAGTTGACGCAGCATTCGTTTTATTCGCAGGCGCCGAAAAATCGTCGCCAACACGAAATCGTTCAGAAACTCGTGACGATGGTCGGCAAAAATACGCGCATTTACGAAATGCTTTTGATctgcttgaaaaatctctaCCTGCGCAGTCGTAATCATCACTACTGCACGCTGCGAACGGAGGTCCTGATGGCGCTTCACGACCTCGAGATTCACGAAGTGTGCAACGTCGATCCGTGTCATAAATTCGCGTGGTGTTTAGACGCTTGTATTCGCGAGAAATACGTCGACTCGAAACGAGCGAGAGAACTTCAGGGTTTCCTCGACTGCATCAAACGCGGCCAGGAACACGTTCTCGG aCAGCTTTCTCTGATACTGTGTGACCCGTATGCTATGCATACACTAGGAATGTCCATTATGAAAGCTCTACAACATTCAGTCAACACCGAGGCCTTACCCAGG gaTAACGGGGAGTTGATTGTACTGTTGCGATTGCTTTGCCTCGGTATTCAAGCTTGGGATCTCGTGGATGGTGCTGTATATAGAGAACCAAAACTG GAGCCGCCGTTGATGATTAAATTCCTGCCCGGTCTCATGTCTCTGATGGTCGACGAATCAATTCTGGCGACGATCGCTAAATTCGGTCCCGACGAACCGGTGCCGTTGTTGACGTCGGTGCCCGATTTCTTCGTGTCGTACATGTTGCACTGTCCGATCGCGAGCCTCGTCGCGATGCAGTACACGTTGCAGACGGCGCGACAGAGGAACCGCGCGGCGCTCAGTCGTACCCTGCCgtgtttattgaaatgtgaaaaCGAACGTTCTCTCGAGGACACGTTTCTGCACACGCTCGTCTCGTATCTCATATTCATGAGCGATGATTTCAGCCACGAAGAATTCTGTATAACGGTATTCGACGACTTTTTCATG CCGTCAATATCGAAAGAGAACGTGATGCGTCACTTACTGCGATTGCTGTATCACGTGCATCATAAAATGCCTGGTAAACGATTGGATAATCTGATGACTATCATCGAACCAGGAACCGAG CACAGTGAAGCCGTCCATGAGACGTATAAAGTTGTGAACGATAAAATTCAATCTTATCAACCGAGTCCTACGCCTCAACCTGAACAACAGTTAGATTCACCGCTGATGAGTGTACCAGCTCCAACTCCTCGTCCGGTATAA
- the LOC141909262 gene encoding uncharacterized protein LOC141909262: MANVYTKKFHRARTTTLRDFTNKTETITRLPRILSPTRRINPHPKGLVRQSPYNKDNTAFDIWQPSPITTKTTFPLMIEHLGRVNFSSGPIERLLNAHAPKGIPPEIEYAMDS, encoded by the exons ATGGCCAACGTTTACACCAAGAAATTCCATCGGGCTCGAACAACTACATTACGAGACTTTACGAATAAAACTGAAACCATAACCCGCCTGCCGAGGATCCTATCACCGACCAGGCGTATCAATCCTCATCCCAAGGGTCTGGTCAGACAGAGTCCGTACAACAAAGACAATACG GCGTTTGATATATGGCAACCCTCGCCGATCACGACCAAAACTACTTTCCCGCTAATGATTGAACATTTAGGCAGAGTAAATTTTTCATCCGGTCCCATCGAAAGGCTATTGAACGCACATGCGCCCAAAG GTATTCCCCCCGAGATTGAATATGCGATGGATTCG
- the LOC141909263 gene encoding melatonin receptor type 1A-like: protein MTCFVTKENDKSKIVSLLFGTFLPISLAFSVYSLICYKMKRVRMRIHRRDTICNKRLLSLREWRAIRMMFASAILFAILFMPWVIWLLVMDKTGTFATKRTVGWMAISNACVNHVMYPLMNKNFRRTYKTVLNGLTYGILFSAKENPVERSISLDIISKTTPCIKPKRKPEISGPMWHLH from the coding sequence ATGACGTGTTTCGTCACtaaagaaaatgataaatcaaagATCGTCTCCCTCTTGTTCGGAACATTTCTACCGATATCGCTGGCGTTTTCCGTGTATTCTCTGATCTGTTACAAAATGAAACGGGTTCGCATGCGAATCCATCGTCGCGATACCATTTGCAATAAGCGTCTGCTTTCTTTGAGGGAATGGCGAGCTATTAGAATGATGTTCGCGTCGGCAATTTTATTCGCGATTTTATTCATGCCATGGGTGATTTGGTTACTGGTGATGGACAAAACTGGCACGTTCGCCACTAAACGAACAGTCGGTTGGATGGCGATCTCGAACGCTTGTGTCAATCACGTCATGTACCCGTTGATGAACAAAAATTTTCGAAGAACCTACAAGACAGTGCTGAATGGTCTGACATACGGTATCTTGTTCTCCGCGAAAGAAAATCCTGTCGAACGCAGCATAAGCTTGGATATCATCTCAAAAACTACACCTTGCATAAAACCAAAGCGTAAACCTGAGATATCTGGTCCGATGTGGCATCTGCATTGA